The genomic window CTTTGAATCCGGTTTCCACATCCATCTGGGTATATCCGCAGATGGTGCTGTATTCCGGGGACAGGGTGATATCCCGCAGATTGTTCAACCCGGAAAATAGGTTCATTTTACTGAACTTGCTCACCCCGGTGAGAAATGCAAACTTGATGTGTTCATCCGCATCCTTGATGGCGGAATAAAATCCACGCAAGGTGTCTCTGACAGACAATGCCGTGTCTTCATGTGTGATATTGTCCAGAATCGGCTTGTCATATTCATCTACCAGCACTACCACGGGCATCTGATATTTTTCATGGCAGGCCTCGATGAGAAATTTGAAATAATTGCCGATGGTTTCTTTGTTTGCCGCAGTGACCCCGTTGTCTCGTTCATTTTTCTGAAGCAGCCCGGCTATGGTTTTCTCAAGATGTTCGGATGACTGACACACATCCCCGCCAAAGCTGATTTTGATCACGGGATATTTTTTATCCCAGTCCCATTTGTCATATACAAACAGGCCTTTGAACAGATCTTTTCTTGCTTCAAACAAGCATTTCAACGTATCCAGAAACAGGGATTTGCCGAACCGCCGGGGCCGGGAAAGAAAATAATAGGTCCCCTGTTCAGCCATGGCAAAGGCATGTTGTGTTTTATCGATATACAGATAGGGGTCTGTTCTAATTTTTTCAAAACTCTGAATACCCAGGGGCAGTTTTTTCATGGTCACTCTCCATCCAGGGATTCATGAGAACGAACCTGCTCTATAAACTGTTCAAAATCCGGGAGATGTTTTTGAATGATGCCGTATATCAGTGCATCGTCTATCCGGTCATACCCATGTACCAGAACATTCCTGGTGCCGGCCATGGGTATGAGAAATTTCAGAAGAGCGGTCTCAATGATGCCGGATTCCGCCAATACCATAAAAACGCCTTTGTTGTCGGACGGTTCTTTTAAATGATGGATGGCAATTAAAATTTTTCCGATATCCAGACAGGATTCGATCGCTACCTGGATATTTCTCTCTGCCACATCTTTATCTCTGGCAGAAGACACATAGGCTTCAAAAGAATTCAAAGTTTGAGCCAGATGTTTCAGCCGCTTGATTCTTTCTTCCACGGTCAGGATTTTTTTTTGAATTGATTTCATGATAAATTTTTACGGATGAACCGGTTTGCCTGAACGCAGTTCATCCAGAAAAGGTTTGAAGTCAAAATACATGCCTTTTAAAGCGATTTCATATTCAAGCCGGTCGGCAGCATCTTTTTCATACAACAGTTCACCGGTCGTAATTACCTGGTAGGCGGTTTCAACGGATGCTGCATTCAAAATGACCACATCGGTCCGGCGGCCGGTTTCAAAACTCACCCGGGTCGATATATGATAAGCGTCATATGAAGCCGTCAAAGGATCTACTGCATATTCTAAATTTTCCAGCAAAAAAGCCAGGTCAATATCGGAACCCGATTTAAACCGGTTTTCATCCAGAACGGAACCAAACAGATATACCGCCCGGATCTTTTTCCGGGCCGACAATGACTGCTGCATACAGCGCTTCACGATGCCGGCAACCAACTGGATCATTTTGCCTTGTCTGTCTGTCTGTGTCATAAAATCAATATACCTTTAAAATCCGGTGTTTACAAGAGTTTATGACGTCGAGATCCAATGAGCTTGACAGAAAAATACATCTGGTGCATTTTAATGGATAAAGTGCTGAAGCTGGTGGACCTGAACACCCTGGAGATCAGCAAGGACAGCTTCATTGAAAAGGATCTGGCTGAATATCATTCGGATATACTGTACAAGGTGAAACTGACAAATGGCAGTCAGGGTTTCATTTATGTACTGTTTGAGCATAAAAGCTACTATGACAGGTTTGTCCATCTCCAGCTGCTGGAATACATGGTTAAGATCTGGCGTTTGTATATCAAGCAGCATAAAAAGCAGCCGGATTTCCTGCCCATTGTGATCCCGCTGCTGGTCTGCCACGCCAGGAAAGAGTGGCCCGAAGATACTGTGCGACTGGCCTCATTGCTGTCAGGTCCGGTGGATGACCTCACCGCGTACATCCCGAATTTCGGGTTTGAACTGTATGACCTGCACCGGTACTCGGATGATCAGATCAAAGGGACCATCGCAAGCCGGGTGATATTGCTGCTGCTCAAACACATCCGGGATCCTGATTTTCGACAGAAGCTGCCGGGTATATTTGCACTGATGCAGGCATTGATGAAAAAAGAAACCGGGCTGCAATGGTTGGAAGTAGTGATCCGGTACCTGGCATCGGCCTTGGAAGAAGATGAATTAACGTGGAAACAAATAAAGGAGATAGCGGAGCAGGCTATTTCCAAAGAGACAGGGGGGTATGTTATGACATTAGAAGAGAAAGTAAGGAATGAGGGCAAGCAAGAAGGCCTGGTTGAAGGTGAGCAAAAAGGCAAGCTGGAAGGTCTCAAAGAAGGCATCGAACTGGGCATCACCCTTAAATTTCCCGGGGACATTGACACAGTAATGGCCGAAGTGAACAAAATTGATGATCTGGGTACACTGAAAGAAATCAAAGAAACGATAAAAACCGCAAAAGACATCTCGGAGATCCTGGCACTGCTGAAATAACATGAACCCGCTACCATACCATTACGCCTGCCCATAGAGAAAGACAGGAGTGGTACGTCCTTTGTGAATTTATTCTAAGACCCTTCCAGGAAGCGCATCCAAAAGATTTCTTTTCTCTTGATCGGGGCCTTCCTGTCCCACTTGACAATCAAAAATAATTTGAATACAGCTTAACAGTTTAAAATTTCCTGACGTTGGAAACTCTGGTTTGTGGAAAAACCAAAGGGCGGCTATCCTGGAAGTGTAATCGTAAATGCCTTTCACGTCAAAAGAGGCACGTTACGTGGCCTTATCAAAGATTCCGGGATGACTGTCGATGAATTTATATCTAAGTTGTAATATCCCAAAACACATCAAAACCCGATTTGCAGCAGCCCATACCCGTCTTTGGAGAACAGCACTCGGATATGGGATTCAAAAAACTGCCTGAGCACCTGCCGGTCATGATCGGAAGCAACTTCCTTCAACCATGAATTGAATGCCGGGTAACTCATCAGGATATGGGTGAACCCTTTGCCGGTCAGGGTTGTCGCTACATCCTTCCCGGATGCGGCATCTTTGGCGGCTCTGTAAAGCAGCGAATCCGAAAACGCTATATACCGGTCTGAATAATATCCCCGCCCTCCCATGAACAGCCCGAAGATTTTCGCATCCTTTGCCAGATGGGCATTGGCATATTGAAACGCGGCATATTCCGGCCGGAATGCCTGGATGTACTCATCCCGGGTCACTTTCCCCGTCAGATACTCCAGGGGCCGGTCTTTTTTGAACCGTTCGACCATGTATGCGGCATTCAGTCCGAGCATGACCGTGATCACGGCAAAAATCAGGAATGTCTTGACAGGCCCGGACCATCGAACAGGCGCAAGAATCCGTGTCTGAAAATTGTGGAGCCCGAGCATGGATAGCACCACCAGCGGCGGCAGGATGGGTGAGAAATACCGGATCCGGATCGATGTCTGGGCGCAGGCATAGAGCAGAAACAGCAGAGAGAAAAACAGCATGAGCAGAATTTCGATTTTTTCCTGCCGGGATCGGGTCCTGAATCCCGGAATCAGACACAGGGGCAGAATCAGCAGAAACGGACTGGTCCGGCCGTCAAAAAGCCGGAAATCATCATCTTTGCCCTGAAAAAACACCCGCAAAGGAATCAAAGCGATCTGCGCCCAGGATTCTCCATACAGCTCCCGGCGGGCCTGGATATGGGAGATGCGGGGGGAGGGGGCTTTGTCGTTTTTTTCAACGGACGGAGGCGGTGGATTGAACACTTTATTGTATAAGGGATACACCGGGTTCCCGGTCCAGACCCCATTGCGGACCATCCAGGGGGAAAACACCAGCAAAGAAACCAGAACAAACAACGCCCCCCATGCCGCAGCCTTGAGGCTGACGTGGCGGGTGCCGACACGCATCCTTGCATATACAAACGGCACAAACAACCCCAGCAGAAACAGTCCCACCAGCCCGTTGTATTTGGTTCCCAGGGCCAACCCGCAAAATACTCCACTGATGATCAGCGGTTTGTATCTGAATCCGGATTCGATCCAGTCAAACAGATACAGCAGTGCGGCAAAGAAAAAGCAGATCAGCCCCAGATCCACATACACGGTGGAGGACAACCGGACAATCACAGGCAGGGTCAGAAAAAAAAGTGCCCCCAGCCAGGCACAGGCGGGACTGGTCCGCCGGGAAAGATACCGGAAAATCATAAACGCAGTGATCAAAGCAAAGGCAGAATGGATAAATTTAGGGGCAATGTCATTGTTGAACGCCAGCGGAATCAGATACAGCAGATCCAGGTTCATGGGATAATAAGAAAACGGGATATGAAAGATCTCATATATTCCGCCGTGGAGCAGGTACAGCTTGGGAATGAACAAATGATGGGTCAGGGCATCCCGGTCCACGGGGGGCACGGAAGCCAGCAGCGCGACATATGCAATGGGGCCGGCCAAAAAAAAGGAAAAAAGGATGTGGGTTCGAACGCTGCGGGTCATGATCTGTGTTTATCCGGAAATGGATTATGCTTTGGTATCTGTTTCATAACGGACCTTAAAATAAATGCGCTATTTTCGTCAACCGGTTTCAAATTTTGTCATATTTGCCGATTTTTGTTATTTTCAAAAGAAAAAATGCCATTTTAATACAATCCAACCAGGCCTATGAAATTTAAATTTCATTAAATATTAATAGGTTGGAATAAAAATGAATTATAATGCTGAATTTGAAATCCATGGTGTATTTTTTGCATCAAATTGATCCAAAGCGTTTGAATGGCAAAATAAAGCCAAAACACAAAACAGGAAAAAATTAAAGGAGACATTTATGAAAAAAATGTTGAAAAACAACAAAGGTTTTACCCTGATCGAGCTGATGATTGTTGTGGCCATTATCGGGATTCTGGCGGCGATTGCCATTCCCAATTTCATGAGCTACCAGTGTAAAGCAAAACAGGCTGAGGCGAAAAGTATTTTAGGGAACATGAGAGTTCTTCAAGAAGCATATTTTGCGGAATATGGTAACTATGCAGACAATACTGTTCAAATGGGGTTCAATACTCCTAAAGGAGATCCTAAATACACTTATGATGTTACTGAAACTGATAGTGGGGCTGGATTTGATGCAACGGCAACTGCTAAAGATGGTAAGGGTCTTGGTGATGGAGCTGCTGCAGATAAGTGGACTATGGATGAAGATGCCAACCTTGTGAACTCGCCATCTGGTTGCTAAGTAAGAAATTTTAAAATCAATTTTTCTTAATCCCCTTTTTTGATGTGAGTTGTCAAAAAGGGGGATTTTGTTCTTGATGGATATTTTTCTGATAAAATAATGAACAATGTTGAAATATAATAGACAGGAACCCAAAAATGAACATGTAAGTATAAACTGGCGCATTTTTGTTCTCCTGTCCATACTTGTCCTGATCATTTACTGCAACACCTTCAACGCCCCTTTCCATTTAGATGATTTTCACAATATCGTTGATAACACCCGACTTCACGTCGACAATTTATACCCTGGTACGATTTTAGAGGCGATACTTGAAAATCCAGAAAAAAAGAAACTTTTTTACCGCCCGATATCCAACTTGAGTATTGCGATAAACTGGTATTTTGGTCAAACAAATGTTACTGGCTACCATATTGTAAATATAGGATTTCATATCCTGACTGCCTTTTTTCTGTATTTATCGATTATCAACCTTTTCAATACCCCGAACCTTGCCGGGAGATACAGAGGAGATGGATATTTTATCGCTGTCCTGGCTGCCTGCTTGTGGGCGGTCAATCCCATCCAGACACAGGCAGTGACATACATTGTTCAGCGCATGGCTGCCATGGCTGCCATGTTTTATGTGATGGGAATCTATTTTTACATCAAATTCAGGCTTTGTGAATCATTTAAGCGACGGATATATTTTTTCTCCGGCATACTATTTTCATTTTTGTTGGCTGTGGGTTCCAAAGAAAATGCCATCATGCTTCCAGTATCGCTTCTGCTTTTGGAAGTGGTGTTTTTCAGGGACATGTCCGATTATGAAACCCGGCAAAAAGTGTTGTTGTGGGGGGCGGGATTGATTGTGGTTGTTTTTGTTTTCGGCGTTTTTTTGTTTCTGGGCGGGGGAGTGATAGAAAGTATTCTGGGCAGCTACAAAAACCGAACATTTTCTTTTTTTGAACGGGTTCTGACACAGCCAAGAATCGTGATGTTTTATTTATCACAGATTTTTTATCCCATTGCCGACCGGCTGTCTCTGGATCATGATATCGTGGTGTCAACCGGATTGTTCTATCCCTGGACTACCTTGCCTGCCGCTGGTTTAATTTTACTGATAGTGGGCATTGCCATCCGGCAGATAATTAAGTGGCCATTGTTTTCCTTTGCTGTCCTTTTTTTCTTTTTAAATCATATCATTGAATCTTCTGTCATTGCATTGGAGCTTGTTTTTGAACACCGAAATTATCTACCCTCTCTTTTTTTGTTTCTACCGGTAGCGACAGGCATCAAAAGGATGATCAATCATTATTCAATGCAAAAAAAAATAATGGAAGGGTTGGTCATTGTATTTGTCACTCTTCTGATTGCCTTGCTTGGATTAGGAACATACACCCGCAATATGGTGTGGACAGATGAAAAGATTCTGTGGGAGGATGTTATCCAGAAATCACCTGGCAGAGCAAGAGGATATCAGAATCTTGCAGCTGCTTACTATATGGATGTAAAGGAGTATGATCAGGCAATTGCCTTGTTTCAAAAAGCCATGTATCTGGATGGCAGCACCCGAAACAAAGCTGTGTTGATATCCCTTGCCAACATGGCCAATATTTATGCAAAATATAAAAAAAACTATCAGAAAGCCATTAAATTATATTATCAAATTCTCGATATTAATCCTAATAACGATGCCATGCGATATCATCTTGCGTTAACGTTGCTTCGTTCCGATCGGATCGATGATGTCCAGGAGCATGTCGATTATCTGCTCTCAAAAGAACCTGAAGTGCCGGCATACCTGAATATAAAAGCAGCTGTTTTATTAAAACAGGATGATCCTGAAAAGGCATTGACTTACCTGATCAAAGCGATAAAAATAGCACCTGATACAGAAAGAACGCTGCTTTATACCGGAATAGGAAAAATGATGAGACACAACTATACTTCAGCAGATCATTATTTTAATCGCCTGTATCAAAGGTTTCCTCAAAAACCGGTCAATTTGTTTTTTCTGATCGAAAACAGCGTCAGGGCTGGAAATAGTGAGAAAGCAGCGTCTTATGCTGAAAATCTGATATCGACTTTCAGTGTACCAGAAATATTAAACGCATTGAGAGAAGACGCTGATATTGATCTTCAATGGCCGATTCGAACCGATTTGATTGCACCTGTGATCTCCCAAAAGATTTCAGAACTTTCTCTTATGTCACAAGAAATATCAGGCAATGGGTAACAGAGGTAAAAATTATTTGATCGCAATGATTCCAGGGAAATATCATGAAAAACAAACGGATCAACAAAAAAGGGTTCACTCTCATTGAGTTGATGCTTGTGGTAGCCATTATCGGAATTTTAGCGGCTATTGCCATCCCCAATTTTCTGTCCTATCAGTGTAAAGTGAAACAGTCGGAAGCGAAAAGTGTTTTGGGGCATATCAGAATCCGCCAGGAAGCTTATTTTGTTGAAAAGAACACGTATGCTGACGACATTGCGCATCTCGGTTTTATTGTGCCAAAAGGTGATCCCAAATATGACTATTCGATAGACGCTGCAAGTGTAAGTCAATCATATTACATTGCAGTTGCTGAAGCCAAGGCCGGGAAAGGCCTTACAAATTCTGCCGGAGGAAGAGACAAGTGGACGGTAACTGTTAATGCGACTTTGTCTAATGAAGTGGCAGGTTGTGGGAACTAAAAAAGCCATAACAAAACCGCTTCCTTTTCCGGTTTATTTCTGGACCGTGTTTAGTGTCGCAGCTGCCGGGCTGTTGAATATGGTGTATTCGTCAATATCCCACTACCGGATCCACACCGATATGCTGTATGTCAGTTTGTGTGCCGTGTCAGAATCCATCAACTGTGATACCGTTTCCCAGAGCATGTATTCCATATTTCTGGGAGTGCCGGTGCCGGTGTGGGGAGTTCTGGGATATGGTTTTTTTCTAATCCTGTTGTCATTTGCATACCATCTGAAAGCAAGACCGCATCGGATCTGGCGGCTGCTGTTTTTGATTGCCCTGTTTTTTTCTGTCTACAGCCTGATTCTGGCCTATATTTTAAAATTTCAGATCAAGGCGTATTGCATTGTCTGCATGGCCGGCTACGGCATCAATTTTATGCTGCTTTTTCTGGTGTGGATCATCCGCAGACGGTTTCCTGAAAAAGGTTTTTGGAGTTCCTTGAAAAAAGATATCCTGTTTTTGTGGCGGCCATGGAAAAAGAAAACCACTGTGCTGGTTTTTTTTCTGCTGGCAGTGTTAATCCTGCCGGTTGTTTTTCCCAGCTACTGGTCATTTTCTCTGCCGGAAATATCCACAGATGTGCCCACCGGCATCACCGAAGACGGCGATCCATGGATCGGGGCGCAGGATCCTGAGCTTGTCATTATTGAATATTCCGACTACATGTGTTTTCAATGCAGAAAGCTTCACATGTATTTACGGCAGATCATTGCTGCCAATCCGGATAAGATCCGGCTGGTACACCGGCACTTTCCCATGGACCCGCAGTTCAATCCCACGTTGACCGGATCATTTCACCCGGCATCCGGTAAACTGGCCGTTGCCGCAGCCTACGCGGTCCTGGAAGACAGATTCTGGCAGATGAATGATCTGTTGTATGACATCCCCAAAGATATCAAAAGCCTTGATATCCGGGAACTTGCCCAGAAAAGCGGGGTGAGCTTCGAAGGTCTTGCCACTGCGCCCGGCATCCGGCAGGTTAATTACAAAATCAAATGGGATGTGTTAAAAGGGATCGAGCTGGGCGTGACCGGCACCCCGGCGTATGAAATTGACGGCGAACTGTTCCAGGGCCGGATTCCCATGGCAGTGATCAAAAAAGTGATATCTGAATGATAATGACTGTTTCCATGCTGGGTACATTGCCGCCCCAAAAAGCCCTTTCTCCATATTGCCTGGGCCTGGTAACAGCGCTGGATGCTGCTGGGGTGCGGCTTTTTTTTTATTCTTTTTCAAACCTGTATCCTGCCTGGCTTCATCCATCAAAAGAAGCTCTGGAAGACCCCACATTCAAAAAAATCGATACCAGGAATCTGACCGTTTCAACCCTGCTGACCTGGTACAATCCCTTGTCCTGGATAAAGGCCGGCATGACCATGAAAACCGACGTGTTTCATGCCCAGTGGTGGAGCCTGCCCACCCTGCCGGCAGTGATATCCATGATATATCTGGCAAAACGCAAAAAAATTCCGGTGATTGTCACCGTTCACAATGTAATGCCCCACGAAGGGTCTGTTTTGTTTGACTGGGCCAGCCGGTTGATTTTTCAATTGGCAGATCATCTGATTGTTCATACCAAACATAATAAAAAGACCCTGATTTGCCAGTATCAAATCCATGCAAACCTTATTTCAGTGATCCCTCATGGCCCTTTGACCGTCTTTAAAACCGGGATCCAAAACTTCAGGCAGCACCGGCAAATCAGTGAAAAAGAGAAAATAGTGTTGTTTTTCGGAACCATTCGACGCTATAAGGGACTGGATATCCTGATTCACGCCTTGTCAAAGGTAAAGAAAACACTGCCTGCCAGGCTGGTGATTGCCGGCAGTCTGTGGGAGCCCTGGGACCGATATGAGAATTTGATCCGGCACCTAAGTTTGGCGGATGATGTCATCAAATTAATCGGTTATGTACCATCCGACCAGGTGGGCGCTTTGTTTTCCGCGGCCGATCTGGTGGTACTGCCTTACACACATTTTGACAGCCAGAGCGGGGTAGGGGCTGCAGCCATAGCTTTTCATGTCCCGATGATTGTCACTGATACCGGCGGTCTGCCGGACCTGGTCGCTGACCCGGAATGCGTGGTGCCGTGTTCTGATTCGAATCTGCTGGCCGAAAAGATAGTCAATGTGTTATCAAATGAGACGCTTCAAAAAAAATTGAAAAACGATGCCCGGAAAATTGAAAAAATGATGTCATGGGAGCGGATTGCCGATCAGACCCTGTCCCTGTACCATCAAGTGCTGGATGACCGCAGATAATGAACTTGATGAATCCCAACCATTTTGTGTATAAACTGCCGCTGTATTATCTGTCATACTGGTTTGGGATCAAAGCCCCGCTGCCTTTCAATCTGACCTTTTCTGTGACCAATGTCTGCCAGTCCAGATGCCGGACCTGCAAGATCTGGGATATCTACCGCCAGACCCCGGCCCTGAAAGACCAGGAACTGACCC from Desulfotignum phosphitoxidans DSM 13687 includes these protein-coding regions:
- a CDS encoding glycosyltransferase family 4 protein, with the protein product MIMTVSMLGTLPPQKALSPYCLGLVTALDAAGVRLFFYSFSNLYPAWLHPSKEALEDPTFKKIDTRNLTVSTLLTWYNPLSWIKAGMTMKTDVFHAQWWSLPTLPAVISMIYLAKRKKIPVIVTVHNVMPHEGSVLFDWASRLIFQLADHLIVHTKHNKKTLICQYQIHANLISVIPHGPLTVFKTGIQNFRQHRQISEKEKIVLFFGTIRRYKGLDILIHALSKVKKTLPARLVIAGSLWEPWDRYENLIRHLSLADDVIKLIGYVPSDQVGALFSAADLVVLPYTHFDSQSGVGAAAIAFHVPMIVTDTGGLPDLVADPECVVPCSDSNLLAEKIVNVLSNETLQKKLKNDARKIEKMMSWERIADQTLSLYHQVLDDRR
- the hepT gene encoding type VII toxin-antitoxin system HepT family RNase toxin; the protein is MKSIQKKILTVEERIKRLKHLAQTLNSFEAYVSSARDKDVAERNIQVAIESCLDIGKILIAIHHLKEPSDNKGVFMVLAESGIIETALLKFLIPMAGTRNVLVHGYDRIDDALIYGIIQKHLPDFEQFIEQVRSHESLDGE
- a CDS encoding tetratricopeptide repeat protein yields the protein MLKYNRQEPKNEHVSINWRIFVLLSILVLIIYCNTFNAPFHLDDFHNIVDNTRLHVDNLYPGTILEAILENPEKKKLFYRPISNLSIAINWYFGQTNVTGYHIVNIGFHILTAFFLYLSIINLFNTPNLAGRYRGDGYFIAVLAACLWAVNPIQTQAVTYIVQRMAAMAAMFYVMGIYFYIKFRLCESFKRRIYFFSGILFSFLLAVGSKENAIMLPVSLLLLEVVFFRDMSDYETRQKVLLWGAGLIVVVFVFGVFLFLGGGVIESILGSYKNRTFSFFERVLTQPRIVMFYLSQIFYPIADRLSLDHDIVVSTGLFYPWTTLPAAGLILLIVGIAIRQIIKWPLFSFAVLFFFLNHIIESSVIALELVFEHRNYLPSLFLFLPVATGIKRMINHYSMQKKIMEGLVIVFVTLLIALLGLGTYTRNMVWTDEKILWEDVIQKSPGRARGYQNLAAAYYMDVKEYDQAIALFQKAMYLDGSTRNKAVLISLANMANIYAKYKKNYQKAIKLYYQILDINPNNDAMRYHLALTLLRSDRIDDVQEHVDYLLSKEPEVPAYLNIKAAVLLKQDDPEKALTYLIKAIKIAPDTERTLLYTGIGKMMRHNYTSADHYFNRLYQRFPQKPVNLFFLIENSVRAGNSEKAASYAENLISTFSVPEILNALREDADIDLQWPIRTDLIAPVISQKISELSLMSQEISGNG
- a CDS encoding ArnT family glycosyltransferase — translated: MTRSVRTHILFSFFLAGPIAYVALLASVPPVDRDALTHHLFIPKLYLLHGGIYEIFHIPFSYYPMNLDLLYLIPLAFNNDIAPKFIHSAFALITAFMIFRYLSRRTSPACAWLGALFFLTLPVIVRLSSTVYVDLGLICFFFAALLYLFDWIESGFRYKPLIISGVFCGLALGTKYNGLVGLFLLGLFVPFVYARMRVGTRHVSLKAAAWGALFVLVSLLVFSPWMVRNGVWTGNPVYPLYNKVFNPPPPSVEKNDKAPSPRISHIQARRELYGESWAQIALIPLRVFFQGKDDDFRLFDGRTSPFLLILPLCLIPGFRTRSRQEKIEILLMLFFSLLFLLYACAQTSIRIRYFSPILPPLVVLSMLGLHNFQTRILAPVRWSGPVKTFLIFAVITVMLGLNAAYMVERFKKDRPLEYLTGKVTRDEYIQAFRPEYAAFQYANAHLAKDAKIFGLFMGGRGYYSDRYIAFSDSLLYRAAKDAASGKDVATTLTGKGFTHILMSYPAFNSWLKEVASDHDRQVLRQFFESHIRVLFSKDGYGLLQIGF
- a CDS encoding type IV pilin protein, producing MKNKRINKKGFTLIELMLVVAIIGILAAIAIPNFLSYQCKVKQSEAKSVLGHIRIRQEAYFVEKNTYADDIAHLGFIVPKGDPKYDYSIDAASVSQSYYIAVAEAKAGKGLTNSAGGRDKWTVTVNATLSNEVAGCGN
- a CDS encoding type IV pilin protein, which produces MKNNKGFTLIELMIVVAIIGILAAIAIPNFMSYQCKAKQAEAKSILGNMRVLQEAYFAEYGNYADNTVQMGFNTPKGDPKYTYDVTETDSGAGFDATATAKDGKGLGDGAAADKWTMDEDANLVNSPSGC
- the mntA gene encoding type VII toxin-antitoxin system MntA family adenylyltransferase antitoxin — translated: MTQTDRQGKMIQLVAGIVKRCMQQSLSARKKIRAVYLFGSVLDENRFKSGSDIDLAFLLENLEYAVDPLTASYDAYHISTRVSFETGRRTDVVILNAASVETAYQVITTGELLYEKDAADRLEYEIALKGMYFDFKPFLDELRSGKPVHP
- a CDS encoding Rpn family recombination-promoting nuclease/putative transposase — its product is MSLTEKYIWCILMDKVLKLVDLNTLEISKDSFIEKDLAEYHSDILYKVKLTNGSQGFIYVLFEHKSYYDRFVHLQLLEYMVKIWRLYIKQHKKQPDFLPIVIPLLVCHARKEWPEDTVRLASLLSGPVDDLTAYIPNFGFELYDLHRYSDDQIKGTIASRVILLLLKHIRDPDFRQKLPGIFALMQALMKKETGLQWLEVVIRYLASALEEDELTWKQIKEIAEQAISKETGGYVMTLEEKVRNEGKQEGLVEGEQKGKLEGLKEGIELGITLKFPGDIDTVMAEVNKIDDLGTLKEIKETIKTAKDISEILALLK
- a CDS encoding vitamin K epoxide reductase/DsbA family protein — protein: MKWQVVGTKKAITKPLPFPVYFWTVFSVAAAGLLNMVYSSISHYRIHTDMLYVSLCAVSESINCDTVSQSMYSIFLGVPVPVWGVLGYGFFLILLSFAYHLKARPHRIWRLLFLIALFFSVYSLILAYILKFQIKAYCIVCMAGYGINFMLLFLVWIIRRRFPEKGFWSSLKKDILFLWRPWKKKTTVLVFFLLAVLILPVVFPSYWSFSLPEISTDVPTGITEDGDPWIGAQDPELVIIEYSDYMCFQCRKLHMYLRQIIAANPDKIRLVHRHFPMDPQFNPTLTGSFHPASGKLAVAAAYAVLEDRFWQMNDLLYDIPKDIKSLDIRELAQKSGVSFEGLATAPGIRQVNYKIKWDVLKGIELGVTGTPAYEIDGELFQGRIPMAVIKKVISE